In the genome of Cellvibrio sp. KY-YJ-3, one region contains:
- a CDS encoding polysaccharide deacetylase family protein: MKSAVIELAGKLGGYQLARLLTRKQPKILMYHRFSAEKKGHEVTAATFEQQLRLIKKYFQPMTLVNLALAIQKNGTAPANAVVITVDDGYRDFYEVAYPLLKRYQVPATFFVTTGFVNGDLWLWYDQVKWLLENKTDNYKEIFLSGLSVDLSGDKEKIWSLIVNHFLNIDNTDRLNGIAQLATACNLEIPKIAPDDYKAVNWQQLKEMQLNGIEIGGHTVTHPSLGMTRLDEAIQEIEKSKLHLDQALGEEPRTFCYPNGQPQDYTLEVKESVKRAGYLAAVTAFSDRHNINLDNSWRRFTGSDDNFQFSKSLFGVEHIGNLLRKYERASI, from the coding sequence ATGAAATCTGCCGTAATTGAATTGGCGGGCAAATTAGGCGGCTATCAGTTGGCGCGTTTGCTCACGCGCAAGCAACCAAAAATTTTGATGTATCACCGTTTTTCAGCAGAAAAAAAAGGCCATGAAGTTACCGCTGCTACTTTCGAGCAACAACTGCGCTTGATAAAAAAATATTTTCAACCCATGACCCTTGTAAATCTGGCGCTTGCTATTCAAAAAAATGGTACTGCACCTGCAAATGCAGTGGTGATCACGGTGGATGATGGCTATAGGGATTTTTACGAAGTGGCCTATCCGCTATTAAAGCGCTATCAAGTGCCTGCCACTTTTTTTGTGACTACCGGGTTTGTAAATGGTGATCTCTGGTTGTGGTATGACCAAGTTAAGTGGTTGCTAGAAAACAAGACTGACAATTATAAAGAAATTTTTTTATCAGGTTTGAGCGTAGATCTGAGTGGTGATAAAGAAAAAATATGGTCTTTAATCGTAAATCATTTTCTAAATATTGATAATACTGACCGTTTGAATGGAATTGCACAATTAGCGACAGCTTGTAATCTCGAGATCCCCAAGATTGCACCAGATGATTACAAGGCAGTTAATTGGCAACAGCTAAAAGAAATGCAGCTTAATGGGATAGAAATAGGCGGCCATACAGTTACGCACCCATCGTTAGGAATGACTCGTTTGGATGAGGCAATTCAGGAAATAGAAAAATCCAAGTTGCATTTAGACCAAGCTCTTGGGGAGGAGCCAAGAACATTTTGTTATCCAAACGGGCAGCCGCAGGATTACACGCTTGAGGTTAAAGAGAGTGTAAAGCGTGCAGGATACCTTGCTGCAGTTACTGCCTTCTCGGATAGACATAATATTAATTTAGATAATAGTTGGCGCCGATTCACTGGGTCCGATGATAACTTTCAATTTTCCAAATCTTTGTTTGGAGTTGAACATATTGGGAACTTGTTAAGAAAATACGAGAGAGCGTCAATATAA